Proteins co-encoded in one Aspergillus fumigatus Af293 chromosome 6, whole genome shotgun sequence genomic window:
- the hem14 gene encoding oxygen-dependent protoporphyrinogen oxidase: protein MRLPCAPSLALRAARTPLAFARNGQKHSLHTGTYNAAVIGGGITGLATAFRLSQDPKCTHITLYEKQQRVGGWMMSETIPLGDDDGKVVFEYGPRTLRAAAPTCLPLLDLLVELELLEDVLITTKSSPAAQNRYIYYPDHLVRMPGRDPGRSLFSELYSNFRTLLTEPVFDKLVRSVVTEPARLPPGPKSVDSDESVRDFISRRLAPEIADNIVSAVYHGIYAGDIDRLSAQTLLGTYRDLEHDDRRVIGGLVHAATSDITYNLMDDWLALHSLAATKQKSYWSSLKTLVRDASVITFKNGVQQLTDALAAALRKSRKVDLLTGTEVMAISTNPANSDLTIHFGEGKSNTHNRVIATNPPPNLAQQLAKPTRSGQRLPQNSIRQLQEHNYAVTVMVVNILYENPNLLPVKGFGYLIPQSVPFEHNPEMALGVIFGSESSVGQDTVPCTKLTVMLGGHYWDGWKTSDYPDPDTAIGMCQTLLHRHLGITEKPLQAAVKLQRQAIPQYTVGHLSRMRDLSQTVRQDFNNRLTLAGNWYNGVGVTDCVQQAYMAASYGVGALKLDAPSVNVPWIRYNWQGWELEGGIPTSPVRITETYRSERNYFF from the exons ATGCGACTGCCATGTGCCCCTAGCCTTGCACTGAGGGCAGCGCGGACGCCATTGGCGTTCGCCCGCAATGGCCAGAAGCACTCACTGCATACCGGCACCTACAACGCCGCTGTTATAGGAGGTGGCATCACAGGTCTTGCGACGGCCTTCCGCTTGTCGCAGGACCCAAAATGCACCCATATCACCCTGTACGAGAAACAACAGCGAGTCGGGGGCTGGATGATGTCGGAAACCATTCCTctcggcgacgatgatgggAAAGTTGTATTCGAATATGGGCCAAGGACCCTGCGGGCTGCGGCTCCCACTTGTCTCCCACTTCTTGACTTG CTGGTCGAGCTCGAATTACTCGAGGATGTGTTGATCACGACCAAGTCGTCCCCCGCAGCCCAAAATCGCTACATCTACTACCCCGATCACCTTGTTCGCATGCCTGGTCGCGATCCCGGCCGTAGCCTGTTCTCAGAGCTTTACTCGAACTTTCGGACATTGCTTACGGAACCCGTCTTTGACAAACTCGTGCGAAGTGTTGTGACGGAGCCAGCGAGGTTGCCCCCGGGGCCCAAGTCAGTTGACTCCGACGAGTCTGTGAGGGACTTTATTTCTCGGCGACTTGCCCCCGAGATCGCAGATAACATAGTCTCGGCCGTGTATCATGGTATCTACGCCGGCGACATTGACCGCCTGAGTGCGCAGACCCTGCTGGGAACCTACCGGGACCTTGAGCATGATGACCGCCGCGTAATTGGGGGCCTTGTACATGCAGCCACCTCAGATATCACGTACAATCTGATGGATGATTGGCTGGCGCTGCATTCGCTGGCTGCGACAAAGCAGAAGAGCTATTGGAGTAGTCTGAAGACGCTGGTCAGAGACGCCAGTGTTATCACCTTCAAAAACGGCGTGCAGCAGCTTACTGATGCCTTGGCTGCGGCATTGCGCAAATCCAGGAAAGTGGACTTGCTGACTGGTACAGAGGTGATGGCTATCAGTACAAATCCTGCCAATTCCGATCTGACC ATCCACTTCGGAGAGGGGAAGTCGAATACCCATAACCGCGTAATTGCAACGAACCCGCCGCCCAACCTGGCACAGCAGTTGGCCAAGCCTACAAGGTCGGGACAGAGGCTGCCTCAAAACTCGATTCGCCAACTGCAAGAACACAACTACGCCGTGACTGTGATGGTTGTCAACATCCTGTATGAGAATCCCAATCTCCTCCCCGTCAAGGGATTCGGCTACTTGATCCCACAGTCTGTTCCGTTCGAACACAATCCCGAGATGGCTCTAGGGGTGATCTTCGGTTCCGAGTCTAGTGTAGGTCAGGACACTGTGCCCTGCACCAAGCTCACCGTCATGCTGGGCGGGCACTATTGGGATGGCTGGAAGACATCAGACTACCCAGACCCGGATACCGCCATTGGGATGTGCCAAACCCTGCTCCATAGACATCTTGGCATCACCGAGAAGCCTCTTCAGGCTGCTGTCAAACTGCAACGTCAAGCTATTCCCCAGTACACGGTCGGCCATCTCTCGCGCATGCGGGACCTTTCACAAACAGTGCGCCAGGATTTCAATAACCGGCTGACTCTGGCTGGAAATTGGTACAATGGCGTCGGGGTGACGGATTGCGTTCAGCAGGCGTACATGGCTGCCTCGTACGGCGTTGGTGCACTTAAGCTCGATGCACCGAGCGTTAATGTTCCCTGGATTAGGTACAACTGGCAGGGATGGGAATTAGAGGGGGGTATACCAACCTCTCCTGTGCGAATAACAGAGACTTACAGGTCGGAACGCAATTATTTCTTCTAA
- a CDS encoding mRNA-binding protein NAB2, whose translation MTTEIAAGTPLAEALSNAIQPKLVEMGWTSDGGDDSALIEYIILMLVNGKSQEQIADELSNDLLGLGSEGDTQALDFSRWLFEQVEVLNRQINGGGAPVANETAHTIPSSNDQTATSQEGNDGGDQDATMNMADGSHMDDSIPTGPKAMRGDRQAGRGRMLNQINRALDRNSDSALHRVRGQHGRINSHGRDHTRGRPHQNGGGRRQMNNGLPMGASQSMMNMSPQDQMHLMSLLEEQARMMAQLMPGFVSPAINPAFQPNNQQQQGRSLFERVERKGRPHGNFTNRAQHHGVSAKSPTDGDMDTKPDGAQDESNTDSVCRFNLRCTRKDCPFAHQSPAAPEGTPVDVADICPYGAACKNRKCTGRHPSPAVKSAHQAEELCKFFPHCTNPHCSFKHPSMPLCRNGADCTVEGCKFTHLQTPCKFNPCLNPNCPYKHAEGQKGAFPDKVWTADQNKPRVSERKFVSDENAAEELIKPGAASGDGNQNQEIIT comes from the exons ATGACCACAGAAATTGCGGCTGGTACTCCTCTGGCGGAGGCCTTGAGCAATGCTATCCAGCCTAAACTCGTAGAAATGGGTTGGACCTCCGATGGCGGCGACGATTCAGCTTTGATCGAATACATTATCCTGATGCTTGTCAACGGCAAAAGTCAAGAACAAATTGCTGACGAACTTTCCAATGATTTGCTCGGCCTTGGCAGTGAAGGAGATACACAAGCTTTGGATTTCTCAAGGTGGCTCTTCGAACAGGTCGAAGTCCTCAATCGACAGATCAACGGCGGTGGCGCCCCTGTCGCAAACGAGACGGCACACACTATACCGTCGTCCAACGACCAAACAGCGACTTCGCAAGAGGGTAatgatggaggagatcaGGATGCCACTATGAACATGGCTGATGGTTCGCACATGGATGATTCGAT ACCCACAGGACCGAAGGCGATGCGTGGCGATCGCCAAGCTGGGAGGGGTCGGATGTTGAACCAGATCAACAGAGCTTTAGATCGCAACAGTGACTCAGCTTTACACCGCGTTCGCGGCCAACATGGCCGGATCAATTCCCATGGTCGGGACCACACCAGAGGACGGCCTCATCAGAACGGCGGGGGTAGGCGTCAAATGAATAACGGACTGCCCATGGGTGCCTCCCAATCAATGATGAACATGAGCCCACAAGATCAAATGCACCTGATGTCGCTGCTAGAGGAGCAAGCTCGGATGATGGCGCAGCTCATGCCGGGATTTGTCTCACCTGCGATCAATCCGGCCTTTCAGCCAAAcaaccaacagcaacaaGGGCGCTCCTTGTTCGAGCGTGTTGAACGTAAGGGACGTCCGCATGGTAACTTCACTAACCGTGCCCAGCACCATGGCGTCTCCGCAAAATCACCCACCGACGGCGACATGGATACCAAGCCTGATGGCGCACAGGATGAGAGCAATACCGACAGTGTCTGCCGCTTTAATCTTCGCTGTACCAGAAAAGACTGCCCCTTTGCGCACCAGTCACCGGCTGCGCCGGAAGGCACTCCTGTGGACGTGGCCGATATATGCCCATACGGCGCCGCGTGCAAAAACCGGAAATGTACAGGGCGCCATCCTTCTCCCGCTGTCAAGTCCGCACACCAGGCCGAGGAGCTCTGCAAGTTCTTCCCCCATTGTACCAACCCTCACTGCTCCTTCAAACACCCCTCGATGCCTTTGTGCCGCAACGGTGCCGACTGCACTGTGGAAGGGTGCAAATTCACCCATCTTCAAACACCTTGTAAATTCAACCCATGCCTCAACCCAAACTGTCCTTACAAGCATGCGGAAGGCCAGAAAGGTGCCTTTCCGGACAAAGTTTGGACTGCGGATCAGAACAAGCCCCGCGTCAGCGAGAGGAAATTTGTCTCAGATGAAAATGCTGCTGaagagctgatcaagccggGTGCTGCAAGCGGAGATGGTAATCAGAACCAGGAAATTATAACGTGA
- a CDS encoding putative ubiquitin-protein ligase E3 component (UBR1), with protein sequence MMLTECERKLGEGLLRLPFEHGCRYGPEAERDLLELLFRSLVGFDEDRLRQLFPNGFPEGPWKLAEAQGAQEGAEYTEAARGKRCGHIFRAGEATYRCVTCAVDDTCVLCSKCFDASDHSGHQYQISLSSGNCGCCDCGDDEAWRYPLFCAIHTDRGDTKGKQRAQTFLPPDWAENIRLTISRVMDYFCDVISCSPEQLRLPKTEDGIRQDEVASRLTGDWYGGGDQEEEEPEWACALWNDEKHTIRDVANQVARACRERIRFGEKKAYETNDIGRTVVRQSKDLAQLLKVSQVLEQIKVTTTVRSARDTFREQMCGTIVEWLSDIAGCTVLEDDQILRHVICEELLSPWRQGSGAYNASIGLKGIDDHARQDHSPYHTLMLAAVAPQAQVIFAPEADIEGDEEDNGNGNEAEGDDDEDHADTHEDADDEDEEMEIDLNRLREEVEEDEDMVMGTIDDSVTLEMANMLEDMRQRRMALMDEQERREREELQAQQEQSRAQDAQQAQHNTLPAGEEHCADISTVAIPKTPSGVVKPPPARAPGYWLARPAGFSFRENVPAYEDFYQRTRLDWMILFDLRLWKKTRTDLRDLYIGTVVSVPQFKRILGLRMSALYTALAQLYLIADREPDHSIVNLSLQILTTPSITEEIVRRGNFLTKVMAILYTFLTTRQVGEAYEVNPNATLAFDAGTVTNRRLYHFFLDLRYLLQSEYVQHHVRTEEQYLSQFLDLVKLSQGICPNIRAVGEHVEYEPDAWISASILMREINRLCRQFCEAFRNPEVDGGKNLFRAIRMATVSAIVHSAGLERQRFEQAEVKEYVRFKLLPCFDFEVDQTGQIPRHRVVDFVVEKGSISFHHALHYTLSWLLECARNVSGGQMRDVLLDAARMANDNIIRDSSLTPDDFLLTMFDYPLRVCAWLAQMKAGMWVRNGLSLRHQMSQYRGVSSRDFAYYRDIFLLQTALVTCDPSRVLASIADRFGMVDWMTRNYTPRAGYEDAQIIDVAEEFVHLLIILLTDRNSLEAIDDNETVTRDNIRRDIAHVLCFKPLSFSDLSTRLSDKLLDSSMFQETLEEVAVFRPPEGLNDTGTFELKPKYIDLIDPYSAHYTKNQRDEAESIYREWVAKKTGKKASDIVFEPHLRPITSGAFSDLSHFTKTPLFAQLIHHCLDYVMSSKDCSPNIPSTRVETFLQVVLHLILAATLEDNSQEDEMADEARESFISNALSRARGTQAGNLTIIGLLEKISVMPEFSACGPKIRHILKRLWQKRPRAYASATASLTFPFDRVDTNSPAIDVDSEKELKKKQALERQARVMAQFQQQQQNFLNSQGAIDWGEEDFSDLESEPEAAPEAKLWKYPSGTCILCQEETNDSRLYGTFALVQDSNILRQTDVQDPDWIREVLKTPLSLDKSAEDIRPFGVAGENQITVKRLDSTGGEVISEKIGLSKGFDAKNTVRGPVTTGCGHIMHFSCFEVYYAATQRRHTHQIARNHPERLFLKEFVCPLCKALGNAFLPIVWKGKEESYPGPLSTTVPFNSFLSTELRTALSQPQNHAILVGEDSLQLQLYQDMFLDYLQRAFVPPVANRIEQLVSGSPPPTTEHPPQVRMPMPGLFPSHEDASASSPLQPVSSTPDESPMFELLQIYKRLKKTLRTNHIHSTFNHPPETIHNVNDDLVHTDSLFSSFGYSIAAVEIAQRGVESEAGSTLLDKIPQLTLTHLRVLAETALSYAAVGCLYKSGGNHSRAADEFQEIHRQKICQLFVGYPFLVGTALLDGARDIEPMLAKDTFVFLAECSLSLLPVLKIDVHHLVQLCYVAEIVKVAMTYILHPQGLKKELAEHGDAHYLLDVELSDERYEYTRHFFNAIVGELRENSFRHDEGSSFAADSGYVKDGEDSATPGIIIALRRLVSSYALAFLRKVVILLHVQHGVEFLTAGFNDMGASELDRLTKLLQLPSLDDIFSSVNPAKKANELDAVVAGWISHWNSSRVGTRITDHQLWPSLPHPAIFELIGLPKYYDILIEEVNRRRCPKTKKELTDPSICLFCGDIFCSQAVCCSVDNRIGGCNQHLQKCGKNVGLFINIRKCAILYLHNKNGSWHFAPYLDRHGEVDPGLRRNRQLILNQKRYDRLLRDVWLNHNIPATISRKLEADINNGGWETL encoded by the exons ATGATGCTCACGGAATGTGAGAGGAAACTTGGTGAAGGCCTCCTTCGGCTTCCCTTCGAACACGGTTGTCGCTATGGACCCGAGGCCGAGCGAGATTTGCTCGAGCTTCTCTTTCGTTCACTAGTAGGCTTCGATGAAGACCGTTTACGTCAGCTCTTCCCGAACGGGTTTCCGGAAGGACCATGGAAGTTAGCCGAAGCGCAAGGTGCTCAGGAAGGAGCAGAGTACACCGAAGCTGCGCGGGGGAAGCGTTGCGGCCATATCTTCCGGGCCGGGGAGGCAACATATCGATGCGTTACCTGTGCTGTCGATGATACGTGCGTCTTGTGTAGTAAATGCTTTGACGCCTCCGACCACTCGGGTCATCAGTACCAGATTTCGCTGTCGTCGGGTAACTGTGGTTGCTGTGACTGCGGCGACGATGAAGCCTGGCGGTATCCTTTGTTCTGCGCGATCCATACCGATCGCGGCGATACCAAGGGCAAGCAGCGCGCTCAGACTTTCCTGCCGCCGGATTGGGCCGAAAATATCAGGCTTACGATCTCCCGAGTGATGGACTATTTTTGCGATGTCATTTCGTGCTCTCCAGAACAGCTGAGATTACCTAAAACAGAGGATGGCATAAGACAGGATGAAGTGGCATCCCGGCTCACCGGCGACTGGTACGGTGGCGGAGatcaggaggaggaagaaccgGAATGGGCTTGTGCCCTCTGGAATGACGAAAAACATACTATTCGGGACGTAGCTAATCAGGTCGCTCGGGCTTGCCGGGAACGAATCCGCTTTGGTGAGAAAAAAGCCTACGAAACCAATGATATTGGGAGGACCGTGGTCAGACAATCCAAGGACTTGGCCCAACTGCTGAAGGTATCCCAAGTCCTCGAGCAGATCAAGGTTACCACTACAGTGCGATCGGCTCGTGATACATTTCGTGAGCAAATGTGCGGAACTATTGTCGAATGGCTTTCTGATATTGCTGGGTGCACCGTACTGGAGGACGATCAGATTTTGCGGCACGTAATCTGCGAAGAGCTTCTCAGTCCTTGGCGACAAGGCAGTGGTGCCTATAACGCCAGTATTGGATTGAAAGGCATCGATGACCACGCAAGGCAGGATCATTCGCCATACCATACGCTAATGCTGGCTGCGGTTGCCCCTCAAGCTCAAGTGATATTCGCGCCTGAAGCGGACATTGAaggtgatgaggaagataaTGGTAATGGTAATGAAGCAGAgggcgacgatgacgaggatcaCGCCGATACGCATGAAGATgcggacgacgaggacgaggagatggagatcgACTTGAACAGATTGCGAGAAGAGgtagaagaagatgaagatatgGTCATGGGCACTATTGATGACAGCGTAACCTTggaaatggcgaatatgCTCGAGGACATGCGTCAGAGGCGGATGGCATTGATGGATGAACAGGAACGACGGGAACGGGAGGAATTGCAAGCGCAGCAAGAGCAGTCTCGAGCGCAGGACGCACAACAGGCTCAGCACAACACTCTCCCGGCCGGTGAGGAGCACTGCGCTGACATCTCTACCGTTGCCATTCCTAAAACTCCCTCCGGGGTGGTCAAGCCCCCTCCAGCCAGGGCGCCAGGGTATTGGCTGGCTCGGCCTGCTGGCTTTTCGTTCAGGGAGAACGTACCTGCCTACGAGGACTTTTATCAGCGTACGCGACTGGACTGGATGATTCTCTTCGATCTGAGATTGTGGAAGAAAACGCGCACTGATCTTCGCGATCTTTACATCGGCACCGTAGTCAGTGTTCCGCAGTTTAAACGGATTTTGGGCTTGCGCATGTCAGCCCTCTATACCGCATTGGCGCAATTATACCTCATTGCCGATAGAGAACCAGATCACTCTATTGTGAACCTTTCCTTGCAAATACTGACAACGCCGTCAATAACTGAAGAGATTGTGCGGCGTGGAAACTTTTTGACCAAAGTGATGGCTATCCTGTACACGTTCTTAACCACAAGACAGGTTGGCGAGGCATATGAGGTCAATCCGAACGCAACATTGGCGTTTGACGCAGGCACAGTCACCAACCGCCGCCTTTACCACTTCTTTCTGGATCTGCGTTACCTTTTGCAATCCGAGTATGTACAGCATCACGTTCGTACCGAGGAGCAATATCTTTCGCAATTCCTAGATCTTGTCAAGCTTTCCCAGGGTATTTGTCCGAATATCCGCGCAGTTGGGGAACATGTAGAGTACGAGCCAGACGCCTGGATAAGCGCTTCGATTCTGATGCGAGAAATCAATCGCCTCTGCCGCCAGTTTTGTGAAGCCTTCCGCAATCCTGAAGTCGATGGTGGAAAGAATCTGTTCAGGGCAATCCGAATGGCTACTGTTTCTGCAATTGTTCACTCCGCCGGGTTGGAGCGCCAGCGATTCGAGCAGGCAGAGGTCAAAGAGTACGTCCGTTTCAAGCTGCTGCCGTGCTTTGATTTCGAGGTCGACCAGACTGGTCAAATTCCGCGTCATCGCGTGGTAGACTTTGTCGTCGAAAAGGGGTCCATCAGCTTTCACCATGCACTGCATTACACACTCTCGTGGTTGCTCGAATGTGCGCGTAATGTGAGCGGTGGTCAAATGCGCGATGTTCTCTTAGATGCCGCTCGCATGGCCAACGACAATATCATTCGCGACAGCTCCCTCACACCCGATGACTTCTTGCTTACCATGTTTGACTATCCATTGAGAGTATGCGCGTGGCTGGCACAGATGAAGGCCGGAATGTGGGTTCGCAACGGCCTCAGTCTTCGGCATCAGATGTCTCAGTACCGAGGCGTGTCATCGCGTGACTTTGCATATTACCGCGATATCTTTCTGCTGCAGACCGCCTTAGTGACTTGTGATCCAAGCAGGGTTCTAGCATCCATAGCAGATCGTTTCGGCATGGTAGACTGGATGACCAGAAACTATACTCCACGCGCTGGATACGAGGATGCGCAGATCATTGATGTGGCCGAGGAGTTTGTTCACTTGTTGATCATCCTTCTGACTGACCGAAATTCACTCGAGGCCATCGACGATAACGAAACTGTGACTCGTGACAATATCCGAAGAGACATTGCCCATGTCTTATGCTTCAAGCCTCTTTCGTTCTCCGACCTGTCAACGCGCTTGAGCGATAAGCTACTTGATTCGAGCATGTTTCAGGAGACATTGGAAGAGGTTGCAGTATTCCGTCCGCCTGAAGGGCTGAACGACACTGGCACTTTCGAGCTCAAGCCGAAATATATTGATCTCATTGACCCTTATAGCGCTCATTATACCAAAAATCAACGAGATGAGGCAGAAAGCATCTACAGGGAATGGGTAGCTAAAAAGACGGGAAAGAAAGCGTCAGATATCGTTTTTGAGCCCCATCTGCGACCTATCACTTCCGGCGCTTTCTCTGATCTTTCCCACTTCACGAAGACTCCACTGTTCGCTCAGCTTATCCATCATTGCCTTGATTATGTCATGTCGTCAAAGGATTGTTCACCGAACATCCCATCTACCCGCGTCGAAACCTTCCTTCAAGTGGTATTACATCTCATCCTGGCCGCCACTCTTGAGGACAATAGTCAGGAAGACGAGATGGCGGATGAGGCGAGGGAATCATTCATTTCCAATGCATTGTCCAGAGCCAGAGGGACTCAGGCGGGCAATCTGACCATCATCGGCTTGCTAGAGAAAATATCCGTCATGCCCGAATTCTCCGCCTGCGGGCCGAAGATCCGTCACATTCTCAAGCGTCTATGGCAGAAGCGCCCCCGGGCGTACGCTTCTGCTACGGCGTCCTTGACGTTCCCATTCGACAGAGTGGACACGAATTCTCCTGCCATTGACGTCGATAGTGAAaaggagttgaagaagaaacaagcaCTTGAGCGACAGGCAAGGGTGATGGCTCAAtttcaacaacagcagcagaattTCCTAAATAGTCAAGGCGCCATTGACTGGGGAGAGGAGGATTTCAGCGATCTTGAGTCGGAGCCCGAGGCCGCTCCCGAGGCCAAGCTCTGGAAGTACCCCAGTGGAACCTGTATTCTCTGTCAAGAAGAAACGAATGATTCGAGACTATACGGCACATTTGCCCTGGTTCAGGACAGCAATATTCTGCGACAGACTGACGTTCAGGATCCCGACTGGATCAGAGAAGTGCTCAAGACACCGTTAAGTCTTGACAAGTCTGCTGAGGACATTCGGCCATTTGGCGTAGCAGGTGAGAACCAGATCACCGTGAAACGATTGGACTCTACTGGCGGTGAGGTCATCAGTGAGAAGATCGGTCTTAGCAAAGGGTTCGATGCGAAGAACACGGTTCGTGGGCCTGTGACGACTGGCTGTGGGCACATCATGCACTTTTCATGTTTCGAAGTCTATTATGCAGCCACCCAGCGTCGTCATACTCACCAAATCGCGCGAAACCATCCTGAGCGCTTGTTCCTTAAGGAATTCGTCTGTCCACTTTGCAAGGCCCTCGGGAACGCGTTTCTTCCGATCGTTTGGAAAGGCAAGGAGGAGTCATATCCCGGCCCTCTTAGCACCACCGTTCCATTTAACAGCTTTCTAAGCACGGAACTCAGAACTGCGCTGTCTCAGCCGCAGAATCATGCTATCCTTGTAGGGGAGGACTCGTTGCAACTGCAGTTATATCAGGATATGTTCCTTGACTACCTTCAAAGGGCGTTTGTTCCTCCCGTTGCCAATCGGATTGAGCAATTGGTGTCCGGTTCTCCGCCACCGACGACTGAGCACCCCCCTCAAGTAAGAATGCCGATGCCAGGTTTGTTCCCATCCCACGAAGACGCCAGCGCATCCAGCCCACTACAACCGGTCTCGTCGACTCCGGATGAAAGCCCCATGTTTGAGCTTTTGCAAATCTACAAGCGTCTAAAGAAGACTCTCCGAACGAACCATATCCATTCGACTTTCAATCACCCCCCTGAAACTATCCACAACGTTAACGACGATCTCGTTCACACGGACTCTTTGTTCTCAAGCTTCGGTTACAGCATCGCCGCTGTCGAAATCGCCCAGCGCGGTGTCGAATCGGAAGCAGGGTCAACTCTGCTCGATAAGATTCCCCAGTTGACCCTCACGCATCTCCGGGTGCTGGCCGAAACTGCCTTATCATATGCTGCAGTCGGGTGTTTGTACAAGAGCGGCGGTAATCACAGCCGTGCTGCCGATGAATTTCAGGAAATACATCGTCAGAAGATTTGCCAGTTATTTGTTGGCTATCCTTTTTTGGTCGGCACAGCACTGCTCGATGGAGCGCGTGATATTGAGCCCATGCTGGCCAAGGATACATTTGTCTTCCTGGCAGAATGCTCCCTGTCTCTGTTGCCCGTGCTGAAGATTGATGTACACCACCTCGTCCAGCTGTGCTATGTGGCCGAGATCGTCAAAGTGGCCATGACCTACATCTTGCATCCTCAAGGACTGAAGAAGGAACTTGCCGAACACGGAGACGCGCATTATCTCTTGGACGTTGAGCTATCGGATGAGCGGTATGAGTATACTCGCCATTTCTTCAACGCCATCGTCGGTGAGTTGAGGGAGAACTCGTTCCGTCATGATGAAGGATCCTCGTTTGCTGCAGACAGTGGCTACGTTAAGGATGGCGAGGATTCAGCAACACCAGGTATAATCATCGCGCTGAGGCGGCTAGTATCGAGCTACGCCCTAGCCTTCCTCCGAAAGGTTGTCATCCTGCTTCACGTGCAGCATGGCGTCGAGTTCCTGACCGCTGGATTCAACGATATGGGAGCTTCAGAGCTAGACCGCCTGACAAAACTGCTGCAACTTCCCTCTCTCGACGACATATTCTCGTCTGTCAACCCTGCGAAGAAAGCCAACGAGCTTGATGCCGTGGTTGCCGGCTGGATCTCTCACTGGAACAGTTCTCGCGTGGGCACCCGCATTACGGACCACCAATTGTGGCCAAGTCTTCCTCATCCGGCTATCTTCGAGCTGATCGGGCTCCCGAAATACTACGACATCTTGATCGAAGAAGTCAACCGGAGACGGtgtccgaagacgaagaaggaattgacaGACCCCAGTATTTGCCTTTTCTGTGGAGATATCTTCTGCTCGCAAGCTGTGTGCTGCTCGGTGGACAATAGAATAGGCGGCTGTAACCAGCATCTGCAGAA ATGTGGCAAAAACGTGGGCCTCTTCATCAACATACGCAAATGCGCGATCCTCTACCTCCATAACAAGAACGGCTCCTGGCACTTTGCTCCATACCTTGACCGCCATGGCGAGGTTGATCCCGGGCTCCGACGAAATCGGCAACTGATTCTGAATCAAAAACGATACGATCGCCTCCTCCGTGATGTGTGGCTGAATCACAACATTCCTGCCACGATCAGTCGCAAGCTGGAGGCAGACATCAATAACGGGGGATGGGAAACCCTTTGA
- a CDS encoding putative RNA binding protein Pym, which translates to MASTNSGITTDALTGERYIPSSVRPDGSKRREIKVRPGYRPPEDVELYKNRAAAAWRNRGSGGVPGAEGLSEASENKANTAASNKNAKRREAKKRAKAAQESEPTLTSTQANGQSVRDLENWRSGASAAEKKVSTAEAQPKVDPEAEKEKKARNLKKKLRQARDLRDKKNQGEALLPEQLEKVIKIQELIRQLDALGFDANGDKKDSSEEKEKEKEKEKEKEGA; encoded by the coding sequence ATGGCGTCCACAAATTCCGGCATCACCACTGACGCCCTAACTGGGGAACGCTACATCCCCTCTTCAGTCCGCCCAGACGGTTCCAAGCGTCGCGAGATCAAAGTTCGACCTGGTTACCGCCCACCAGAAGATGTAGAGCTGTACAAGAACCGTGCCGCAGCGGCTTGGCGTAATCGGGGTTCTGGCGGGGTTCCAGGCGCTGAGGGATTGAGCGAAGCGAGTGAGAACAAAGCAAACACAGCAGCCAGCAACAAGAACGCGAAGCGACgagaggcgaagaaaaggGCCAAGGCTGCGCAGGAGTCTGAGCCGACATTGACATCGACACAGGCCAATGGACAGAGTGTGCGGGATTTGGAGAACTGGCGTTCCGGTGCCTCCGCTGCTGAGAAGAAAGTTTCGACCGCTGAAGCGCAGCCCAAAGTCGATCCtgaggcggagaaggagaagaaagcacGGAacctgaagaagaagctcagaCAGGCGCGCGATCTGCGGGACAAGAAGAACCAGGGCGAGGCGCTGCTGCCGGAGCAATTGGAGAAAGTGATCAAGATCCAGGAGTTGATTCGGCAGCTTGATGCACTGGGTTTTGATGCTAATGGCGACAAGAAGGACTCttctgaagagaaagagaaagagaaggagaaggagaaggagaaggagggtgcCTGA